A window of the Lactuca sativa cultivar Salinas chromosome 5, Lsat_Salinas_v11, whole genome shotgun sequence genome harbors these coding sequences:
- the LOC128126377 gene encoding UDP-D-apiose/UDP-D-xylose synthase 2-like has protein sequence MAASSARVDLDGNTINPFTICMIGAGGFIGSHLCEKLLTETPHTVLAVDVYNDKIKHLLEGPDSLPWAGRIQFHRLNIKNDSRLEGLIKCSDLTVNLAAICTPADYNTRPLDTIYSNFIDALPVVKYCSENNKRLIHFSTCEVYGKTIGSYLPQDSPLRQDPAYYILKEDTSPCIFGPIEKQRWSYACAKQLIERLIYAEGAENGLEFTIVRPFNWMGPRMDFIPGIDGPSEGFPRVLACFSNNLLRREPLKLVDGGESQRTFVYIKDAIEAVLLMIENPARANGHIFNVGNPNNEVTVRQLAEMMTKVSEKGILGK, from the exons ATGGCGGCATCGTCGGCGAGGGTAGATCTGGACGGAAATACGATAAATCCGTTCACAATATGCATGATTGGTGCCGGTGGATTCATTGGCTCACACTTGTGTGAGAAATTGTTGACGGAGACGCCGCACACTGTCTTGGCGGTGGACGTTTACAATGACAAAATCAAACACCTTCTCGAGGGGCCGGATTCCCTTCCTTGGGCTGGTCGCATCCAGTTCCACCGCCTCAACATTAAGAATGATTCGCGCCTCGAAGGTCTTATCAAGTGCTCCGATCTG ACAGTAAATCTAGCCGCGATCTGCACACCGGCGGACTACAATACGCGTCCTCTTGATACGATCTACAGTAATTTCATCGACGCTCTCCCTGTG GTTAAGTACTGTTCAGAGAATAACAAGCGGCTCATTCACTTCTCCACTTGTGAAGTATACGGGAAAACCATTGGTAGCTATCTTCCCCAAGATAGCCCCTTGCGACAG GATCCTGCTTACTATATCCTTAAAGAAGATACATCCCCttgcatttttggcccaattgAGAAACAAAGGTGGTCTTATGCATGCGCAAAACAATTGATCGAGAGGCTAATCTATG CTGAGGGTGCTGAAAATGGCCTTGAATTCACCATTGTTAGACCTTTCAACTGGATGGGCCCTAGGATGGATTTCATTCCAGGGATTGATGGTCCCAGTGAAGGTTTTCCCAGGGTTCTTGCTTGCTTTAGCAAT AATCTTCTCAGACGTGAGCCTTTGAAGCTAGTTGATGGTGGTGAATCTCAAAGGACCTTTGTCTATATCAAGGATGCCATTGAAGCTGTTCTTTTGATGATT GAGAATCCTGCTAGAGCTAATGGTCATATCTTCAATGTTGGAAACCCCAATAATGAAGTTACAGTGAGGCAGCTAGCTGAAATGATGACCAAGGTTAgtgaaaagggtattttgggaaagtaA